One window of the Betta splendens chromosome 21, fBetSpl5.4, whole genome shotgun sequence genome contains the following:
- the ranbp2 gene encoding ranBP2-like and GRIP domain-containing protein 3 isoform X2 produces the protein MRRSKAEVDRYVSSVQSSSPSLKEKPVKGFLFAKLYFEAKEYDLAKRHVSEYLKVQERDPKAHKFLGQLYEREGDTNKAVGCYKRSVDLNPAQRDLVLKVAELLVSKEECDSRAEFWVEKAAKLLPGNSTVFNLKERLLSRQGQQGWNRLYDLLQAELALRPADAYVNVKLVQLFCKDGQLEEAVKHCLAAEKKVMLRHSLEWYTVVVHTLKEYLAQPSVSGNEKMCRRLQRELLLAHCSLLRITLSESSVNPSRDAFRGFDQTMQSLSSIVGQQTDELCEVFVEMRGHLYLHAATLLLKMAQDRQQTWRSVIDLAALCYLLAYQVPRPKPKLTKRDQSAPQHLELLANDRQSQAGHMLHNLTSDPSNLIREVVEVFGNRTGQESLFELLFGAQASTGTSFIANDDIHSINAATPEFSQLAKCDAGSILLHSGDLQHLSWLGLQWALLAQRPSLRDWLQQLFPRLTLETSKLDTNAPESICLLDLEVFLNGVVFCSYCQLQETAKINSGVGQQQQQLYEPRCLPLPLLRLLTTDRQREWWDAIYSLIHKRAAPGMSAKLRMIVQHGLNTLRAGEKHGLQPALAIHWAQCLSQTGDGVNSYYDQKEYIGRSVHYWKVVLPLLERIKNRRSIPEPLDPLFIHFPSRDIQISSVKGYEEEAKIAYAALLDIEGRTEEAIATLETISNMSSNWHLARIYQRLSEEASNGVEETHDKCITFLRKFRIYLSKIYNANADDIEKLPVAMEEVVDLLNDVNQQLGESGDAMDEDEEESRRGPAHSSPAHPTETSATISHLKFSSISPNKSIVSPSKRLISPKTPPHWVEDQKSLLQMLCQQVEALKNEVHDLRHNSSGNGGSPHHKMYGETYGAEGLQEPFTPVQSYHGAPLTVATTGPSVYYNQSPAYNSLLRTAANVTPTKGPMYGMNRMPPQQHMYAYQQTTHTPPLQTAPACIYPPQEQVFGAPLRFESQATNLLSPYSEEYFGQSVTQQTTNPPLPEPGYFTKPPAVPVQPPKSIEGKPVDFGKLSFSQQAPAEVPKVPSFGAGAVAQSTPSTAFKFNSNFKSNDGDFTFSASQSKHSESLLGLLTSDLPTKTDAVPEKPTAQEQLTNQIGIFTFGTKNLSSFSFVDSTQSTGTGNVFEKVEQPFKFEDVTKPVFGSGKFTAEERAVESDNDSTHIEEDEDGPHFEPIVPLPDKVDVKTGEEEEEEIFCNRAKLYRFDTDTKEWKERGIGNVKILKHSTKGKVRLLMRREQVLKICANHYINSDMLLKPNAGSDKSWVWNAIDYADEEPKPEQLAIRFKTVDEASLFKAKFEEAQKTVLKSPVKHEQQKKKGETLKDSESLAAQFALKEGEWDCAVCCVRNKPKDTRCAACQSVNPNASSQPDIQAAGDSKASPFTFKFGTDSSKSGSSGSPFTGFGAFGASIPTSFTFGTSTTKAAETLTSAFTSGFGVPFGKKSGQWDCETCCAKNEASSEVCTSCKAAKAQAADAPAGQSTIRTADSGFAQFSKKPGQWDCDVCEVRNNASVDKCVACQSAKPVTKSAAGAQIASNQPTSSGFEADIAKNHSQWDCSVCLVRNEASASKCVSCQNPNNSASVEAMFAKKDGEWDCDMCLVRNAVSASKCVACQTPNPNAKSTASTAPSASSFSFSFGSNSSAKQPPAGTGFTMPFATGSTFQFGQSSDKSSTAPSASSSSTTSGFSFSMPISSGGFKFGILDSSKETASIDNPPPGSASSFLKIIADNHSETEKASTLSAGQKEHEQNPLIAGKTNTFSFADLAQSSGDFQFGQNDPNFKGFSGAGEQLFSSFQPAPTKTDAVNELEEDEMYRTEDNDDIQFEPVVQMPDKVDLVTGEEDEQVLYSQRVKLFRFDSTTSQWKERGVGTLKFLKNNTNGRLRVLMRREQVLKVCANHWITTTMNLKPLAGSDKAWIWMANDFSDGDAKLEQLAAKFKTPELAEEFKEKFEECQRLLLDIPLQTPHKLVDTGRTAHLIQKAEEMKSGLKDLKFFLTDEKTKIKDDDTQGDVTASSNVSSLVIKAHGETTGPTLEWDNYDLREEALDDTVDSSVYASPLASSPLRKNLFRFGESTGGFNFSFQPGISPSKSPAKLNQSRASVGTDDEQDVTQDEDRDGQYFEPVVPLPDLVEISTGEENELVVFSHRAKLYRYDKQLAQWKERGIGDLKILQNYDTKGVRLIMRRDQVLKICANHWITALMKLEPMKGAEKAWVWSAFDFAEGEGNIEQLAVRFKLQDTANTFKQAFEDAKVAQEKKELMTPVTSRVAPPQDSGAAGTPRTPTAVCGKAAIAVLEETTKETTKPSQDSYVKPCSPGSQSPVNPSKTVVSPPKFVFGTDSLQKIFGSPKSNTESQSGSSFKAKDSGSHTKTSLAFPAFKIPEKEPLQAERGGACSEADSDSEVEVVYVREPTAEQAALARKLLLPPTFFCYQNEPGYTSDDQTDDEDYESAVRALNGKLYDDSPKAAAAAAAACGDDTDCQVVWEKKPTPEEEEKAKSLQLPPTFFCGLSTSDSDPDHDKADDFETEVHKAQRDLDAQLNAGKRASSSTAVATESAPGPSASRMPEEQTSEQPTEPQREGPSSSSPIDLSTKKTPESNTGTATTTSSQDSSFFDVNSFKGFSFADLAKNADGFAFGTQDTNFSWANAGATVFGSAVSSAPKNNGEEEGSDEEEAPNNVDIHFEPIVSLPEVETKSGEEDEEILFKERAKLYRWDRDTNQWKERGIGDLKILFHPNKHFYRILMRREQVLRVCANQIISQSMELKPMNTSANAMVWTATDYSDGDGVVEQLAAKFKTPEITQTFQKTFCECQRRMAQTDRDGSSISSPQMSRVQEHSRETNPRVFLKVSADGQPLGTITIELFSHIVPKTAENFRALCTAEKGFGLQNSIFHRVIPDFMCQGGDITNSDGTGGKSIYGSRFEDENFDVRHTGPGILSMANQGRDTNNSQFFITLKKAEHLDFKHVAFGWVQDGMDVVRHMGELGTKDGKPAKKLVITDCGQL, from the exons TGTTCTGTAAGGATGGACAGCTTGAGGAGGCCGTCAAGCATTGCCTGGCTGCTGAAAAAAAGGTCATGCTCAGGCACAGTCTGGAATGGTACACAGTGGTGGTGCACACATTAAAG GAATATCTGGCTCAACCCAGTGTATCTGGTAATGAGAAGATGTGTCGCCGTCTTCAGCGGGAGCTACTATTGGCCCATTGCAGCCTGCTGAGAATCACACTGTCTGAGAGCAGCGTGAATCCCAGCCGTGATGCGTTCAGAGG TTTTGACCAAACTATGCAGAGTTTGAGCAGCATTGTGGGCCAGCAAACAGATGAACTATGTGAGGTGTTTGTGGAGATGAGAGGTCACCTTTACCTGCATGCTGCCACACTGCTGTTAAAGATGGCACAGGATCGCCAACAGACCTGGAGGTCTGTCATTGATCTGGCTGCGCTGTGCTACCTGCTCGCATACCAG GTCCCTAGACCAAAGCCTAAGCTCACCAAAAGAGACCAGTCAGCTCCACAACATTTGGAGCTACTGGCAAACGACCGACAGAGTCAGGCAGGACATATGTTACACAACCTAACATCGGATCCATCCAACTTGATTCGAGAG GTGGTGGAAGTGTTTGGAAATCGTACTGGTCAGGAAAGTCTATTTGAACTGCTGTTTGGAGCGCAGGCCTCCACGGGGACGTCATTTATTGCAAATGATGACATTCATTCTATTAATGCAGCAACTCCAGAGTTCTCTCAGCTGGCCAAATGTGATGCTG GTTCTATCCTGCTGCATAGTGGTGACTTGCAGCATCTCAGCTGGTTGGGGCTGCAGTGGGCTCTCTTGGCTCAAAGACCTTCCCTGCGTGATTGGCTGCAACAGCTCTTTCCTAGGCTTACTCTGGAAACATCCAAACTCGACACCAATGCACCAGAGTCCATCTGCCTGCTTGACTTGGAG GTTTTTTTAAATGGCGTAGTGTTCTGTAGCTACTGTCAGCTCCAGGAGACGGCAAAAATCAATAGCGGAGTCGgccaacaacagcaacaactctATGAGCCACGGTGcctccctcttcccctccttcGCCTTTTGACCACTGACAGGCAACGGGAGTGGTGGGATGCCATCTATAGTCTCATCCACAAAAGAGCCGC TCCTGGCATGTCAGCCAAGCTGCGGATGATTGTGCAGCATGGACTTAATACTCTGAGGGCTGGAGAAAAACATGGGCTTCAACCAGCACTAGCTATCCACTGGGCTCAATGTCTCAGCCAGACg GGTGATGGTGTAAACTCTTACTATGACCAGAAGGAGTACATTGGTCGCAGTGTTCACTATTGGAAGGTTGTCCTGCCACTTTTGGAAAGGATCAAAAACAGACGCAGCATACCTGAACCCCTTGATCCCCTCTTCATACATTTTCCCTCGCGAGATATTCAG ATTTCTTCTGTAAAGGGCTATGAAGAGGAAGCCAAGATAGCATATGCAGCTCTCCTTGACATTGAAGGCAGGACAGAGGAGGCCATTGCTACCCTGGAAACAATCAGTAACATGTCTTCCAACTGGCACCTGGCTCGG ATCTATCAACGGCTTTCAGAGGAGGCCAGCAATGGGGTGGAAGAGACCCACGACAAGTGTATCACTTTTCTAAGAAAGTTCAGAATCTACCTGTCGAAGATCTACAATGCTAATGCAGATGACATTGAGAAG CTGCCTGTGGCCATGGAGGAGGTTGTGGACCTCCTGAATGATGTGAACCAGCAGCTAGGGGAGAGTGGGGACGCTatggatgaagacgaggaggagagtcGAAGAGGGCCGGCACACTCCAGCCCTGCTCATCCCACAGAAACCAGTGCCACCATATCTCACCTTAAGTTTTCGTCTATCTCTCCCAACAAAAGTATTGTCTCTCCTTCCAAAAGACTG ATTTCTCCCAAGACACCCCCTCATTGGGTGGAGGATCAGAAAAGCCTTCTACAGATGTTGTGTCAGCAGGTTGAAGCACTTAAG AATGAAGTTCATGATCTGAGGCACAACTCTTCCGGGAACGGAGGCTCTCCTCATCACAAGATGTATGGGGAGACCTATGGGGCAGAGGGCTTACAGGAGCCTTTTACCCCAGTACAGTCCTATCATGGGGCCCCCTTAACAG ttgccACCACAGGCCCCTCTGTGTACTACAACCAGTCTCCAGCTTACAATTCTCTCCTGCGTACAGCAGCAAATGTCACCCCCACCAAG gGCCCAATGTATGGTATGAACCGTATGCCCCCTCAACAGCACATGTATGCTTATCAGCAGACCACTCACACACCTCCATTGCAAACAGCTCCAGCTTGTATTTACCCTCCTCAAGAACAAGTTTTTGGTGCTCCACTACGGTTTGAATCACAAGCTACAAATCTTCTATCGCCATATAGTGAAGAATATTTTGGCCAGAGTGTAACTCAGCAGACTACAAATCCTCCACTACCTGAACCTGGCTACTTCACAAAGCCACCTGCAGTCCCAGTTCAGCCACCAAAGAGCATTGAGGGGAAGCCTGTGGACTTTGGGAAGCTCTCCTTTAGCCAACAGGCACCTGCTGAAGTTCCCAAAGTGCCTAGTTTTGGAGCAGGGGCAGTTGCCCAGTCAACGCCTTCTACTGCTTTTAAATTTAATTCCAACTTCAAATCTAACGATGGGGATTTTACTTTCTCTGCTTCTCAATCCAAACACAGTGAAAGTCTGCTTGGTCTTCTTACATCAGACCTTCCCACTAAAACAGATGCTGTACCagaaaaacctacagctcaggagcagctcacAAACCAAATCGGAATCTTTACCTTTGGCACGAAGAACCTTAGTAGCTTTTCCTTTGTTGATTCTACACAGAGCACAGGCACAGGAAATGTGTTTGAAAAGGTGGAGCAGCCATTTAAATTTGAAGATGTTACCAAGCCAGTGTTTGGTTCTGGAAAGTTTACAGCAGAAGAAAGAGCAGTGGAGAGTGACAATGACAGCACTCATattgaggaagatgaggatggTCCTCACTTTGAACCTATTGTACCTCTTCCTGATAAAGTGGATGTTAAAAcgggtgaggaagaagaggaggagatctTTTGCAATAGGGCCAAGTTGTACCGatttgacacagacacaaaagaaTGGAAAGAGAGGGGCATTGGCAATGTTAAGATCTTAAAGCACAGCACAAAAGGAAAGGTTCGTCTCCTAATGAGAAGGGAACAGGTCCTTAAAATTTGTGCTAACCACTACATCAACTCTGATATGCTGCTGAAGCCAAATGCTGGCTCTGACAAATCCTGGGTCTGGAATGCCATTGACTATGCAGATGAAGAACCTAAACCTGAGCAGTTGGCCATCCGTTTCAAAACGGTAGACGAGGCTTCACTTTTCAAAGCAAAGTTTGAAGAAGCACAAAAAACGGTGCTTAAATCGCCAGTGAAGCACgagcaacagaagaagaaaggggAAACCTTAAAGGATTCTGAATCGTTGGCCGCCCAGTTTGCACTTAAGGAAGGAGAGTGGGACTGTGCAGTTTGCTGCGTAAGAAATAAACCCAAGGATACACGTTGTGCTGCCTGTCAAAGTGTCAATCCCAATGCTTCATCACAACCAGACATTCAGGCTGCTGGTGACTCCAAAGCCAGCCCGTTTACTTTCAAATTTGGAACAGATTCTTCAAAGTCCGGTAGTTCTGGCTCTCCTTTTACTGGGTTTGGTGCTTTTGGAGCTTCTATACCTACTTCATTTACCTTTGGCACAAGcacaacaaaagctgctgaaaCTCTAACCAGTGCATTCACTTCTGGTTTTGGAGTTCCTTTTGGAAAGAAGTCAGGGCAGTGGGACTGTGAAACATGCTGTGCAAAAAATGAAGCCTCTTCAGAGGTTTGTACTTCTTGTAAAGCAGCCAAAGCACAAGCTGCAGATGCACCTGCAGGCCAGTCCACTATACGTACAGCTGATTCTGGCTTTGCCCAGTTTAGCAAGAAGCCAGGGCAGTGGGACTGTGATGTATGTGAAGTAAGAAATAATGCCTCAGTTGACAAATGTGTTGCCTGTCAAAGTGCCAAACCTGTCACTAAATCAGCAGCAGGGGCTCAAATAGCCTCAAATCAGCCAACTTCATCAGGATTTGAAGCTGATATTGCAAAGAATCATTCTCAATGGGACTGCAGTGTATGCCTTGTCAGAAATGAAGCATCTGCCTCTAAATGTGTTTCCTGCCAGAACCCAAACAATTCTGCTTCTGTAGAAGCCATGTTTGCCAAGAAGGATGGAGAATGGGACTGTGACATGTGTTTAGTAAGAAACGCAGTCTCAGCTAGTAAGTGTGTAGCTTGTCAAACACCAAATCCCAATGCTAAAAGTACAGCCAGTACTGCTCCCTCAGcttccagcttcagcttcagctttggAAGCAACAGCTCAGCAAAACAGCCTCCTGCCGGAACTGGATTTACAATGCCTTTTGCAACAGGTAGCACTTTTCAGTTTGGTCAAAGTAGTGACAAAAGCTCAACCGCTCCCTCTGCATCCAGCTCCTCAACTACTTCTGGCTTTTCGTTTTCAATGCCTATTTCATCTGGTGGTTTCAAGTTTGGCATTCTGGACAGCTCAAAAGAAACTGCCTCCATAGACAATCCTCCACCAGGTTCAGCCTCCAGTTTTCTTAAAATCATAGCTGACAATCACAGCGAGACAGAAAAGGCATCTACACTCTCAGCGGGGCAAAAGGAGCATGAGCAGAATCCATTAATTGCTGGAAAAACCAATACTTTTAGTTTTGCAGACTTGGCACAATCCTCTGGGGATTTCCAATTTGGGCAGAATGACCCTAACTTCAAAGGTTTCTCTGGGGCTGGTGAGCAGTTGTTCTCATCATTTCAACCAGCACCCACAAAGACAGATGCCGTGAACGAACTGGAGGAAGATGAGATGTATAGGACAGAAGATAATGATGATATTCAATTTGAGCCTGTGGTTCAGATGCCAGACAAGGTGGACCTGGTGACAGGGGAAGAGGACGAACAGGTCCTTTACTCTCAACGTGTCAAATTGTTTAGATTTGACTCCACCACCAGCCAGTGGAAAGAGCGTGGTGTAGGAACCCTGAAATTTCTGAAGAACAATACAAATGGCAGGTTAAGGGTTCTCATGAGGAGAGAACAGGTTCTGAAGGTGTGTGCCAACCACTGGATCACCACCACCATGAATCTTAAACCCCTGGCAGGCTCAGATAAGGCTTGGATCTGGATGGCCAATGACTTCTCAGATGGCGATGCTAAGCTTGAACAGTTGGCTGCCAAGTTTAAAACGCCTGAGCTTGCTGAGGAGTTTAAGGAGAAGTTCGAGGAGTGTCAGAGACTTCTTCTGGATATCCCACTTCAAACTCCCCACAAGCTTGTCGATACAGGCAGAACAGCACATCTTATTCAGAAAGCAGAGGAAATGAAGTCTGGTTTGAAAGACCTGAAATTCTTTTTGACAGATGAGAAAACAAAGATTAAAGACGACGACACCCAAGGAGATGTTACAGCATCCAGCAATGTCTCAAGCCTTGTAATCAAGGCTCACGGTGAAACCACAGGCCCCACTTTAGAATGGGACAACTACGACTTAAGAGAAGAGGCTTTAGATGACACAGTTGACTCCTCAGTCTATGCCTCTCCACTTGCCAGCAGCCCTCTGAGGAAGAACCTTTTCCGCTTTGGAGAGAGTACTGGTGGTTTCAACTTCAGCTTCCAACCTGGCATCAGCCCCTCAAAGTCCCCTGCTAAGCTCAACCAGAGCAGAGCATCTGTGGGAACTGATGATGAGCAGGATGTAACCCAGGATGAAGACAGGGATGGCCAGTACTTTGAACCTGTGGTCCCCTTGCCTGATCTGGTGGAGATATCTACAGGAGAGGAAAATGAACTTGTGGTCTTTAGCCACCGAGCCAAACTCTATCGCTATGATAAGCAGCTGGCTCAGTGGAAGGAACGCGGTATTGGAGACCTCAAGATCTTGCAGAATTATGACACCAAAGGAGTAAGATTGATAATGAGAAGAGACCAAGTACTTAAGATCTGTGCCAACCACTGGATCACTGCACTCATGAAGCTAGAACCTATGAAGGGTGCAGAGAAGGCCTGGGTCTGGAGTGCTTTTGACTTTGCTGAAGGAGAAGGTAATATCGAACAGTTGGCCGTGAGATTCAAGCTCCAGGACActgcaaacacatttaaacaggcCTTTGAGGATGCAAAGgttgcacaagaaaaaaaggaactcATGACTCCTGTCACATCAAGGGTTGCCCCACCGCAagacagtggagctgctggaaccCCAAGGACTCCTACAGCCGTATGTGGAAAGGCAGCCATCGCTGTTCTGGAAGAGACCACAAAGGAAACTACAAAGCCTTCCCAGGATAGTTATGTCAAACCATGTTCACCAGGTTCCCAGAGTCCTGTCAATCCTTCAAAGACAGTGGTGTCTCCCCCGAAGTTTGTTTTTGGCACCGATAGCCTTCAGAAGATTTTTGGAAGTCCCAAGTCTAACACTGAATCACAGTCTGGATCCAGTTTCAAAGCAAAAGATTCAGGATCTCACACCAAGACTTCACTTGCATTCCCTGCATTCAAAATCCCAGAGAAAG AGCCTCTACAGGCGGAAAGAGGTGGTGCATGTTCAGAGGCGGATTCGGATTCCGAGGTGGAGGTTGTGTACGTCAGGGAACCCACTGCTGAGCAGGCAGCTTTAGCCAGGAAACTCCTGCTGCCTCCCACCTTCTTCTGCTACCAGAATGAACCAGGGTACACCAGTGACGATCAAACCGACG ATGAAGACTACGAGTCGGCAGTGAGGGCTTTGAATGGAAAGCTCTACGATGATTCCCCTaaggcggcggctgctgctgctgctgcatgcggTGATG ACACCGACTGCCAGGTTGTGTGGGAGAAGAAGCCAacaccagaggaagaggaaaaggccaaaagcctccagcttcctcctacATTTTTCTGTGGCTTAAGCACCTCAGATAGTGACCCAGACCATGACAAGGCCGATGATTTTGAGACAGAAGTCCACAAGGCGCAGCGGGACTTG GATGCTCAGTTAAATGCAGGTAAGAgggcctccagcagcaccgCTGTAGCCACAGAGTCAGCGCCAGGCCCTTCGGCCAGCAGAATGCCAGAGGAGCAGACCTCAGAACAGCCAACCGAGCCTCAGCGTGAGGGTCCAAGCAGCAGCTCCCCGATTGACCTGTCAACCAAGAAGACCCCAGAGTCAAACACAGGGACTGCAACAACCACATCTAGTCAAG ACTCCTCCTTCTTTGACGTGAACTCCTTTAAAGGATTCTCCTTTGCAGATTTGGCAAAAAATGCAGATGGATTTGCTTTTGGAACACAAG ACACTAATTTCTCATGGGCAAATGCTGGAGCAACAGTGTTTGGCTCTGCAGTGTCCTCTGCACCAAAAAACAATGGCGAGGAAGAGGgcagtgatgaagaggaggctcCTAATAATGTGGACATTCATTTCGAGCCAATAGTTTCACTACCAGAG GTGGAGACGAAGTctggagaggaggacgaggaaatCCTGTTTAAGGAGCGCGCCAAGCTGTACCGATGGGACCGTGATACCAACCAGTGGAAGGAACGTGGCATCGGTGACCTCAAGATCCTTTTCCACCCGAATAAACATTTCTACCGAATCCTGATGAGAAGAGAGCAGGTGCTGAGGGTTTGTGCCAATCAGATAATCTCTCAGTCGATGGAGCTCAAGCCTATGAACACCTCAGCTAACGCAATGGTCTGGACCGCCACAGACTATTCAG ATGGTGATGGTGTAGTGGAGCAGCTGGCAGCCAAGTTCAAAACCCCTGAGATCACTCAAACCTTCCAGAAGACCTTCTGTGAGTGTCAGCGGCGAATGGCCCAAACCGACCGAGACGgctcctccatctcttcacCACAGATGTCCAGAGTTCAAGAGCACTCGAGAGAAACGAATCCACGGGTGTTCCTCAAAGTATCTGCAGACGGCCAACCGCTGGGCACCATTACCATTGAGCTTTTCTCCCATATTGTCCCGAAAACAGCAGAAAACTTCAGGGCTCTGTGTACTGCTGAGAAAGGCTTTGGGCTGCAGAACTCCATCTTCCACAGGGTCATACCTGACTTCATGTGTCAG GGTGGAGACATCACAAACAGTGATGGTACAGGAGGCAAATCCATCTACGGCAGCAGATTTGAGGACGAGAACTTTGATGTTCGGCACACGGGCCCAGGAATCCTCTCTATGGCCAATCAAGGGCGCGACACCAACAACTCGCAGTTCTTCATCACCTTGAAAAAAGCCGAACACCTGGACTTCAAGCACGTGGCCTTCGGTTGGGTACAGGACGGCATGGATGTGGTGCGGCACATGGGAGAACTGGGCACAAAGGACGGCAAGCCTGCAAAGAAGCTCGTCATCACAGACTGTGGTCAGCTGTAG